From the Oceanicaulis alexandrii DSM 11625 genome, one window contains:
- a CDS encoding sigma-54-dependent transcriptional regulator: MAKTVLIVDDDPTQRRLMQAVLEKQGHLAETAEDGEAGLERVKRGGVDVVMLDMVMPGMDGIETLEAIKARNPDLPVIVLTAHGGIETVVKAMRAGAVDFFVKPASPERIAVSIRNALKVKDLSGEVSRLKKKTSGALGFADMIAGAPSMRQVVRLGERAAKSNIPILVTGESGVGKELVARAIAAGSDRAGRPFVAVNCGAIPENLVESTLFGHEKGSFTGAVAKHLGKFQEADGGTLFLDEIGELPLDMQVKLLRALQEGEVDPVGSKRPVKVDVRIVSATNRDLAEQVKTGAFREDLFYRLNVFPIEVPSLSERTEDIPALVRHFIARFNAQEGKSVLDATAETMHMLSSHHWKGNVRQLENAVFRAVVLSDTDYLTEEDFPQISGLAPTLRDAPAAPPAAVQAVPTAAPSLPAEQFEGAAAHAAEDEHLPVDIMDEGGHLRSLESIERDLIAFAIETYSGRMAEVARRLGVGRSTLYRKVREYDLDVDNFREAG, from the coding sequence ATGGCCAAGACCGTACTGATTGTCGATGACGATCCGACTCAGCGCCGCCTGATGCAGGCGGTTCTGGAAAAACAGGGGCATCTGGCGGAGACCGCCGAAGATGGGGAAGCCGGCCTTGAGCGCGTCAAGCGCGGCGGGGTGGACGTGGTCATGCTCGACATGGTCATGCCGGGCATGGACGGCATTGAGACGCTGGAAGCGATCAAGGCCCGAAACCCCGACCTTCCGGTCATCGTTCTGACCGCTCATGGCGGCATTGAAACCGTGGTAAAAGCCATGCGGGCCGGGGCTGTGGATTTCTTTGTGAAGCCCGCCAGCCCGGAACGCATCGCGGTGTCGATCCGCAACGCCCTCAAGGTCAAGGATCTGTCCGGCGAAGTCAGCCGCCTGAAGAAGAAAACCTCCGGCGCGCTGGGCTTTGCCGACATGATCGCCGGCGCTCCGTCCATGCGCCAGGTGGTGCGGCTCGGAGAACGTGCGGCCAAGTCCAACATTCCGATCCTCGTCACCGGGGAAAGCGGCGTGGGCAAGGAGCTGGTGGCGCGCGCGATCGCGGCGGGCTCTGACCGGGCGGGCCGTCCCTTTGTGGCGGTCAACTGTGGCGCCATCCCTGAAAACCTGGTGGAATCCACCCTGTTTGGTCACGAAAAGGGCTCGTTCACCGGCGCAGTGGCCAAGCATCTGGGTAAATTCCAGGAGGCCGATGGCGGCACGCTCTTCCTTGATGAAATCGGCGAACTGCCGCTCGACATGCAGGTGAAACTGCTGCGCGCCCTTCAGGAAGGCGAAGTGGATCCGGTGGGCTCCAAGCGTCCTGTGAAGGTGGATGTGCGCATCGTCTCGGCGACCAACCGTGATCTCGCCGAACAGGTGAAGACCGGCGCTTTCCGCGAAGATCTGTTTTACCGGTTGAACGTCTTCCCGATCGAGGTGCCGTCCTTGAGTGAACGCACCGAAGACATTCCGGCTCTGGTGCGCCATTTCATTGCGCGCTTCAACGCCCAGGAAGGCAAATCGGTGCTGGATGCGACGGCTGAGACCATGCACATGCTCTCCAGCCATCACTGGAAAGGCAATGTGCGCCAGCTTGAGAACGCAGTGTTCCGCGCCGTGGTTCTGTCAGACACCGATTATCTGACCGAAGAGGACTTCCCGCAGATTTCCGGGCTCGCCCCGACCCTGCGTGATGCGCCTGCTGCGCCGCCCGCCGCGGTCCAGGCCGTGCCGACCGCTGCGCCGAGCTTGCCGGCCGAGCAGTTTGAGGGCGCTGCGGCGCATGCGGCTGAAGACGAGCATCTGCCCGTCGACATCATGGATGAAGGCGGACATTTGCGCTCACTGGAAAGCATTGAACGCGATCTGATCGCCTTCGCCATCGAGACCTATTCCGGCCGCATGGCGGAAGTCGCCCGACGCCTGGGCGTGGGACGCTCCACGCTCTATCGCAAAGTGCGGGAATACGATCTCGACGTGGATAATTTCCGCGAAGCGGGCTGA
- a CDS encoding tetratricopeptide repeat protein — protein sequence MMLLSLLAAVQATPLLDLAPAPDAEPPRAYQSASERLEEKLDELLTAPGEEAAAEIASQVRSLWRQQAGPTADLLLQRGAEAREAGDQTTAWRSYDHLRTLEPDYAEGWVVSAELAIEETDWDFALEALNQAVTLDARRYDAWALLGRALEQAQAREAAMEAYREALALYPLHPAAGPALARLERELAGRAL from the coding sequence CCGCTACTGGATCTGGCGCCCGCGCCGGATGCCGAACCGCCGCGCGCCTATCAATCCGCCTCCGAGCGCCTGGAAGAAAAGCTCGATGAGCTGCTGACCGCGCCCGGAGAAGAAGCCGCCGCAGAAATCGCCAGCCAGGTCCGGTCACTCTGGCGGCAACAGGCCGGGCCGACCGCAGATCTTCTCCTGCAACGCGGCGCCGAGGCGCGCGAGGCTGGCGATCAGACCACCGCCTGGCGCAGCTATGACCATTTGCGCACGCTGGAGCCTGACTATGCCGAAGGCTGGGTCGTCTCCGCCGAACTCGCCATCGAGGAAACAGACTGGGATTTCGCGCTTGAGGCGTTGAACCAGGCCGTGACGCTCGATGCGCGGCGCTACGACGCCTGGGCGCTTCTGGGCCGGGCGCTAGAGCAAGCACAGGCGCGTGAAGCGGCGATGGAGGCCTATCGTGAAGCGCTGGCGCTGTATCCGCTGCATCCCGCCGCTGGACCCGCCCTGGCTCGGCTGGAGCGTGAGCTCGCCGGACGCGCGCTCTAG
- a CDS encoding serine hydrolase domain-containing protein → MRLKSVLLLGALACALTAPARADWVFSDETAETLTAAIEEGLYGPVTSALILREGEVVYEGYFNDADAETLHDTRSVGKTVTGMLAGLLVDQGVMTLDQPLAPLFEDIQPFAYPDPRKQAITLEDLLTMSGPLDCDDWNQFSRGNEERMYTMEDWDRFFWDLPMRGYPSWTTPPRDAAYGRSFSYCTAGVQIVGEALGRVLGEDLEAFAERELFAPVGIETYDWPRAGSGRMHLGGGLRLATRDWATLGELQRNHGLHDGQQVLSQNWTRAAVTPHAAMDGQDYDYGYLWWLGQAESPAGEVSFAMMTGNGGNRVWVIEDEGLTVVLTKTEFNTAGMHERADQFLSDAVLNHLQ, encoded by the coding sequence ATGCGGCTCAAATCCGTTCTTCTTCTGGGCGCGCTCGCCTGTGCTCTCACTGCCCCGGCCCGGGCTGACTGGGTCTTTTCAGACGAGACTGCTGAAACCCTCACAGCCGCCATCGAGGAGGGGCTCTATGGCCCCGTCACCAGCGCCCTGATCCTGCGCGAAGGCGAGGTGGTCTATGAGGGCTACTTCAATGACGCGGACGCGGAAACGCTGCATGACACCCGCTCGGTGGGGAAAACCGTCACCGGCATGTTGGCGGGGCTTCTCGTGGATCAGGGCGTCATGACGCTCGATCAACCGCTCGCGCCCCTGTTTGAGGACATTCAGCCCTTCGCCTATCCCGATCCGCGCAAGCAGGCGATCACGCTTGAAGATCTTCTGACGATGAGTGGTCCGCTTGATTGTGATGACTGGAACCAGTTTTCGCGCGGCAATGAAGAGCGGATGTACACCATGGAGGACTGGGACCGGTTCTTCTGGGACCTGCCCATGCGCGGTTATCCGTCCTGGACCACGCCGCCGCGCGACGCCGCCTATGGCCGAAGCTTTTCTTACTGCACCGCCGGCGTGCAGATCGTCGGCGAAGCGTTGGGGCGGGTGCTGGGCGAGGATCTGGAAGCCTTTGCAGAGCGCGAGCTGTTCGCGCCTGTCGGGATCGAGACCTATGACTGGCCGCGCGCCGGCTCCGGGCGCATGCATCTGGGCGGCGGCTTGCGCCTCGCCACGCGCGATTGGGCGACGCTGGGCGAGCTGCAACGCAATCATGGCCTGCACGACGGCCAGCAGGTGTTGAGCCAGAACTGGACCCGCGCCGCCGTGACGCCGCACGCCGCCATGGACGGGCAGGATTATGACTATGGCTATCTGTGGTGGCTGGGTCAGGCCGAGAGCCCGGCAGGCGAAGTGAGCTTCGCCATGATGACGGGCAATGGAGGCAATCGCGTCTGGGTGATCGAGGATGAGGGGCTGACCGTCGTCCTCACCAAGACCGAATTCAACACGGCCGGCATGCATGAGCGGGCCGATCAGTTTCTGTCCGACGCTGTGCTCAACCATCTGCAATAG
- a CDS encoding ASCH domain-containing protein, whose translation MTPDLTAEQAALWAQFQAETGIKAPLRGVDAFGDSPEMMDDLLALVLSRTKQATASLARWFVDDPFGLPKPGDLWLITDGRGAPACVTRTTRVDVMPIHQVDADFAWVEGEGDRSYAYWITEHRKFWRREAAREGFEYSDDLDVVCERFELVWTPRARK comes from the coding sequence ATGACGCCTGACTTGACCGCTGAACAGGCTGCGCTCTGGGCGCAGTTTCAGGCCGAAACCGGGATAAAGGCCCCGCTGCGCGGCGTCGACGCCTTCGGCGACAGTCCGGAGATGATGGATGACCTGCTCGCTCTGGTGCTGAGCCGGACCAAACAGGCCACCGCCAGCCTGGCGCGCTGGTTCGTGGACGATCCGTTCGGTCTGCCCAAACCCGGTGATCTGTGGCTGATCACAGACGGGCGCGGCGCGCCGGCTTGCGTCACGCGAACCACGCGCGTCGACGTCATGCCCATCCATCAGGTGGACGCCGACTTCGCCTGGGTCGAAGGCGAAGGCGACCGGTCTTATGCGTACTGGATCACCGAGCACCGCAAATTCTGGCGACGCGAAGCCGCGCGTGAGGGGTTTGAGTATTCAGACGATCTCGACGTGGTTTGCGAACGCTTCGAGCTGGTCTGGACCCCACGCGCCAGGAAATGA
- a CDS encoding VOC family protein, with translation MFNHIMVGSNDIERSKRFYDAVLGVLGAGEPVRNEAPTGHVRLFYIHDGSVFCVSEPIDGQAATAGNGSTFGFKCSSFDQLKQFHDVAVAHGGASIEDAPGLRESDMGAMNLAYVRDPDGNKLCAIHRP, from the coding sequence ATGTTCAATCACATCATGGTCGGATCGAATGATATCGAGCGGTCCAAGCGCTTTTACGACGCCGTTCTGGGTGTTCTGGGCGCGGGCGAGCCTGTGCGCAATGAAGCGCCGACCGGTCATGTCCGCTTGTTCTATATCCACGATGGCAGCGTCTTCTGCGTCAGCGAGCCCATTGACGGACAAGCCGCGACCGCTGGCAATGGCTCGACCTTCGGCTTCAAGTGCAGCTCGTTCGATCAGCTCAAGCAATTTCACGATGTGGCGGTCGCTCATGGCGGCGCGTCCATCGAGGATGCGCCCGGGCTGCGTGAGAGTGATATGGGCGCGATGAATCTCGCCTATGTGCGCGATCCGGACGGCAACAAGCTCTGCGCCATCCATCGCCCCTAA
- a CDS encoding alpha/beta fold hydrolase, with amino-acid sequence MTGGFIELGGVQLHHHITGPEDAPALLVLHGASTSYLEPFMALSTALEAYRVIWLDRPGLGWSERPEGPWSPGREAELIEHFLTAIGVPRVVVLGHSWGAAIALRLLMDFPQRTGGGVLISPAARAWVGEAAGYNKMTGWPVIGPLISHVVAPVLGPGQLPKGVKSAFHPEPVPTGYIETARLDRLFAPSVWKANAADMARVNTHLAEQETRYGEITQPVILLAGPKDTVVRTSRHAEPVAKTLPRGELRLLPKAGHNLHHAYSHEVTQAVADVVARKR; translated from the coding sequence ATGACAGGCGGTTTCATCGAGCTGGGCGGCGTTCAACTTCACCACCACATCACTGGCCCGGAGGACGCGCCCGCTTTGCTGGTGCTGCACGGCGCCTCCACCTCCTATCTTGAGCCCTTCATGGCGCTCTCGACAGCGCTGGAGGCTTATCGCGTGATCTGGCTGGACCGGCCGGGTCTGGGGTGGAGCGAACGTCCAGAAGGCCCCTGGTCGCCGGGCCGGGAAGCGGAACTGATCGAGCACTTCCTGACCGCGATCGGCGTGCCGCGCGTCGTGGTCCTGGGCCATTCCTGGGGCGCCGCCATCGCCTTGCGCCTGTTGATGGACTTTCCCCAGCGCACGGGCGGCGGCGTTCTGATCAGCCCGGCGGCGCGCGCCTGGGTCGGTGAAGCGGCGGGCTATAACAAGATGACCGGCTGGCCGGTGATCGGCCCGCTGATCAGCCATGTGGTCGCGCCCGTGCTGGGGCCGGGTCAATTGCCCAAAGGGGTGAAAAGCGCGTTCCATCCTGAACCTGTCCCGACCGGCTATATCGAAACCGCCCGCCTCGACCGCTTGTTCGCGCCATCCGTCTGGAAGGCGAACGCCGCGGACATGGCCCGCGTCAACACGCATCTGGCCGAGCAGGAAACCCGCTATGGCGAGATCACCCAGCCGGTGATCCTCCTCGCCGGTCCCAAGGACACGGTGGTGCGCACCAGCCGTCATGCCGAGCCGGTCGCCAAGACCTTGCCGCGCGGCGAGCTCCGGCTGCTGCCGAAAGCGGGTCACAATCTGCACCACGCCTATTCCCACGAGGTGACGCAAGCCGTGGCGGACGTGGTCGCGCGCAAACGCTGA
- a CDS encoding aminopeptidase P family protein produces MTHQIQQFHVKGGPQYGRENLPKLRASLAKAGLDGFLIPHEDEYNNEYLPANAERLAWATGFTGSAGAAAVLGDVAAVFVDGRYTEQVKSQVDQSLFDYEDLVKTGMAGWIRKTAKPGQTIGYDPRLHSPDALTKLQDAADKTGAKLVAVETNPIDQAWENRPAAPLASVHPQPLDVAGEAHGDKRKRIGEDVKDDGADAAVITDPASIAWLFNVRGGDVACTPLPLSSAIIEPSGQATLFINEAKLTDATRSHLGNEVAIRPETEFSDGLKALSGKTVRVDPATASVWVVQQLEGANAKVQRKPDPVALPKACKNPVEVEGSRQAHIRDGAAIARFLHWLDTEAQSGEMDEIRAAMKLEEFRHMSPQLKDISFETISAAGPNGAFPHYRVNTDSNRTLEKGSLFLVDSGGQYPDGTTDITRTVPIGEPTAQMRRHFTLVLKGHIALSRIRFPEGTSGHALDAVARQPLWNAGLDYDHGTGHGVGSYLGVHEGPQRISKAPNAIALEAGMIVSNEPGYYQVGDYGIRIENLQVVTPAEPVPGGNRSMLGFETLTMAPMHRALVDVSLLDKDELVWLDAYHADVRKKVLPLLDGEAAAWLAKACEPILGATP; encoded by the coding sequence ATGACCCATCAGATCCAGCAATTTCACGTGAAGGGCGGGCCTCAATACGGGCGCGAAAACCTTCCCAAGCTCCGCGCCAGCCTGGCGAAAGCCGGCCTGGACGGATTCCTGATCCCTCATGAGGACGAGTACAATAACGAGTACTTGCCCGCCAATGCAGAACGCCTGGCCTGGGCGACCGGGTTCACCGGCTCCGCCGGCGCGGCGGCGGTGCTCGGCGATGTGGCGGCGGTCTTTGTGGACGGCCGCTATACCGAGCAGGTCAAATCCCAGGTCGATCAAAGCCTTTTTGACTATGAGGACCTGGTCAAGACCGGCATGGCGGGCTGGATCCGCAAGACGGCCAAGCCTGGCCAGACCATCGGCTATGATCCGCGCCTGCATTCGCCGGACGCGCTGACCAAGCTGCAGGACGCCGCCGACAAGACCGGCGCCAAGCTGGTCGCGGTTGAAACCAACCCGATCGATCAGGCTTGGGAGAACCGTCCCGCCGCTCCGCTCGCAAGCGTGCATCCCCAGCCGCTGGACGTCGCAGGCGAAGCCCATGGCGACAAGCGCAAGCGGATCGGCGAGGACGTGAAGGATGACGGCGCGGACGCCGCCGTGATCACTGATCCCGCCTCCATCGCCTGGCTGTTCAATGTGCGCGGCGGCGATGTGGCGTGCACGCCGCTGCCGCTGTCCTCGGCGATCATCGAGCCGTCCGGGCAGGCGACCTTGTTCATCAACGAGGCCAAGCTCACTGACGCCACCCGCAGCCATCTGGGCAATGAAGTGGCGATCCGGCCCGAGACCGAATTTTCGGACGGGTTGAAAGCGCTCTCCGGCAAAACGGTGCGTGTGGACCCGGCCACGGCCTCGGTCTGGGTCGTGCAGCAGCTGGAAGGCGCCAACGCCAAGGTTCAGCGCAAACCTGATCCGGTCGCCCTTCCGAAAGCGTGCAAGAATCCGGTCGAGGTCGAAGGCAGCCGTCAGGCGCATATCCGCGACGGCGCCGCCATCGCCCGTTTCCTGCACTGGCTCGACACCGAAGCCCAGTCTGGCGAGATGGACGAGATCCGCGCGGCGATGAAGCTGGAAGAGTTCCGGCACATGTCGCCGCAGCTGAAAGACATCTCCTTTGAGACGATTTCCGCCGCCGGTCCGAACGGGGCTTTCCCGCACTACCGGGTGAACACGGATTCCAACCGGACGCTGGAGAAGGGCTCGCTTTTCCTGGTGGATTCAGGCGGCCAGTATCCGGACGGCACCACCGACATCACGCGCACGGTGCCGATTGGCGAGCCGACCGCGCAGATGCGCCGTCATTTCACGCTGGTTCTGAAAGGGCATATCGCCCTGTCGCGCATCCGCTTCCCCGAAGGCACGTCCGGTCATGCGCTGGACGCTGTGGCGCGTCAGCCGTTGTGGAACGCCGGGCTCGACTATGACCATGGCACCGGTCACGGCGTGGGCAGCTATCTGGGCGTTCATGAAGGTCCGCAGCGCATTTCCAAGGCGCCGAACGCCATTGCGCTTGAAGCGGGCATGATCGTGTCCAACGAGCCGGGCTATTACCAGGTCGGCGATTACGGCATCCGGATCGAGAACCTGCAGGTGGTCACGCCTGCCGAACCGGTTCCGGGCGGCAACCGCTCCATGCTGGGCTTTGAAACCCTGACCATGGCGCCCATGCACCGTGCGCTGGTGGATGTCTCCTTGCTGGACAAGGACGAGCTCGTCTGGCTCGACGCCTATCACGCCGATGTGCGCAAAAAAGTCCTGCCGCTGCTGGACGGGGAGGCTGCGGCCTGGCTCGCCAAGGCGTGCGAGCCCATTCTGGGCGCAACGCCCTGA
- a CDS encoding DUF2312 domain-containing protein, with translation MADFAASTPEKDESDAIGAAARDQLRALVARIERLEEDKAGVAADIKEVYAEAKSMGYDTKVLRKVISLRKQDAHERQEMEALLELYLGAVGEH, from the coding sequence ATGGCCGACTTTGCCGCTTCCACGCCTGAAAAAGACGAATCCGACGCCATCGGCGCCGCCGCGCGTGACCAGTTGCGCGCCCTGGTGGCCCGCATCGAGCGCCTTGAAGAAGACAAGGCCGGCGTCGCCGCCGACATCAAGGAGGTCTACGCCGAGGCCAAATCCATGGGCTATGACACCAAGGTTCTGCGCAAGGTGATCTCCCTGCGCAAACAGGACGCCCATGAGCGCCAGGAAATGGAAGCGCTCTTGGAGCTGTATCTGGGCGCAGTCGGCGAGCACTAA
- a CDS encoding alpha/beta fold hydrolase, producing the protein MTKADRLPPPLAPFDGQPVPAPDWFNHALDTEVETGVADRDGVSLAWKAWGERGKPGVLLVHGGTAHKGWWDAMGPFLAKEGGGRRVVAADLSGMGESGWRDVYTMDEHAQDMLVAAQAGGACQAGKPIMIGHSFGGFVTLQAATMLGDQLEAAIILDSPIRKPEKQREGSPPRRGGRVYSDLSAALARFRLLPEQECDNLWIIDHIARGSLKAVDEGYTWLFDPDLWAKLTYQRRDPEAAAANLKCPLAFIRGENSVLMGEETWTYMKATFTRSPFVSIPNTQHHLILDAPLAVTAALDALIEGWAHKPV; encoded by the coding sequence ATGACCAAAGCTGACCGCTTACCCCCACCCCTCGCCCCGTTTGACGGCCAGCCTGTGCCCGCGCCGGACTGGTTCAACCACGCGCTCGATACCGAGGTTGAAACTGGCGTGGCGGACCGGGACGGCGTGTCCCTCGCCTGGAAAGCCTGGGGCGAACGCGGCAAGCCCGGCGTGCTGCTGGTGCATGGCGGCACAGCCCATAAAGGCTGGTGGGACGCCATGGGGCCGTTCCTGGCGAAAGAAGGCGGCGGACGCCGCGTCGTCGCCGCGGACCTTTCAGGCATGGGCGAAAGCGGCTGGCGGGACGTCTACACCATGGACGAGCACGCCCAGGATATGCTGGTCGCAGCTCAAGCGGGCGGCGCGTGTCAGGCCGGCAAGCCGATCATGATCGGCCATTCGTTCGGCGGTTTCGTCACGCTTCAGGCCGCCACCATGCTTGGCGATCAGCTGGAGGCGGCGATCATTCTCGACAGCCCGATCCGCAAGCCCGAAAAGCAACGCGAAGGCAGCCCGCCCCGTCGCGGCGGGCGCGTGTATTCCGATCTTTCAGCGGCGCTGGCGCGCTTCCGGCTGCTGCCTGAGCAGGAGTGCGACAATCTGTGGATCATCGATCATATCGCCCGCGGCAGCCTGAAAGCTGTCGATGAAGGCTATACATGGCTGTTTGATCCCGATCTCTGGGCGAAGCTCACCTATCAACGTCGCGACCCCGAAGCCGCTGCGGCCAATCTCAAATGTCCGCTGGCGTTTATTCGCGGGGAAAACTCCGTGCTGATGGGCGAGGAGACCTGGACCTACATGAAGGCGACTTTCACCCGTTCGCCCTTTGTCAGCATACCGAACACCCAGCACCATCTGATCCTGGACGCCCCGCTGGCGGTGACCGCGGCGCTCGACGCTCTGATCGAAGGATGGGCGCACAAGCCAGTCTAG
- a CDS encoding tetratricopeptide repeat protein, with product MPQTAFHLKHWTYQPSSGRLTSLDAEAELTGLTARTLDVLIAHAPGPVSLETFAEQAWRQAHLSEDTLAQRIAQLRKALGDNPRAPEFIRTLRGEGYALIAPLEAVQMGTDAADGARWPLELMALGGVLVAAILGLSVNWMIDVRTDASPRPLAETSGPVRPVDALLSRAGAMIALQDEDDTRRAIALLEDARTLAPENPRVEVLLAVALSTDATKYGGDRIAEAETLARSALDREPENAQAWSALGYALDAQSRTDEALAAYGQSLSYDPDNGAALSSMAYLLSVQGRLYEALRADVRALELGRGRVYTELQVANVLRLLGDEERARRFEARAQLLNPDQPVVLSGLAKAALARGETDMAYDFLTRLPPDQRTGSIQHLLGRLALLDGDEARAITLFELAGGEARFERAALGLAPLQTADRGQWPEEHVRWAELACAQGEFDRALEDLQTAVSLGWRDAGALRHSPFLSALIESGAAEPVFTRIQQQIAAQAERLNRDEVLAQNLDAVLDVQP from the coding sequence GTGCCCCAGACTGCGTTCCACCTGAAACACTGGACCTATCAGCCGTCCAGCGGACGTCTGACGTCTCTGGACGCTGAGGCCGAACTGACCGGCCTGACGGCACGGACGCTGGACGTGCTGATCGCGCATGCGCCAGGGCCTGTCAGTCTTGAAACCTTCGCGGAGCAAGCCTGGCGGCAGGCCCATCTCAGTGAGGACACGCTGGCCCAGCGCATCGCCCAGCTTCGAAAAGCGCTTGGCGACAATCCGCGCGCGCCTGAATTCATCCGCACCCTGCGCGGAGAAGGCTATGCCCTGATCGCGCCTCTTGAAGCCGTGCAAATGGGAACGGACGCGGCTGACGGCGCCCGCTGGCCGCTTGAGCTGATGGCGCTCGGCGGGGTGCTGGTCGCCGCAATCCTGGGGTTGAGCGTCAACTGGATGATCGATGTCCGAACGGATGCCTCACCCCGACCCCTTGCAGAGACAAGCGGCCCCGTCCGCCCCGTTGACGCCCTGCTCAGCCGGGCGGGCGCGATGATCGCGCTGCAGGACGAAGACGACACCCGCCGCGCCATTGCGCTTCTGGAAGACGCTCGCACGCTGGCGCCCGAAAACCCCCGGGTCGAGGTTCTGCTCGCCGTCGCCCTGAGCACAGACGCCACCAAATATGGCGGCGACCGCATCGCCGAGGCCGAAACGCTGGCGCGGTCCGCGCTGGATCGTGAACCCGAGAACGCCCAGGCCTGGAGCGCGCTCGGCTATGCGCTGGACGCCCAGTCCCGCACTGACGAAGCCCTGGCCGCCTATGGCCAGTCGCTGAGCTATGATCCCGATAACGGCGCCGCTCTGTCCTCCATGGCCTATCTGCTCAGTGTTCAGGGACGGCTCTATGAAGCCCTCAGGGCGGATGTGCGCGCGCTGGAGCTGGGCCGCGGTCGGGTCTACACCGAATTGCAAGTGGCGAACGTGTTGAGATTGCTGGGGGATGAGGAACGCGCGCGGCGGTTCGAGGCGCGCGCGCAGCTGCTCAATCCCGATCAACCCGTCGTGCTGTCAGGCCTGGCGAAAGCGGCTCTGGCGCGCGGCGAAACCGACATGGCCTATGATTTTCTGACCCGTCTGCCCCCCGATCAGAGGACCGGGTCCATCCAGCATCTCCTGGGTCGGCTCGCCTTGCTTGATGGAGACGAGGCCCGGGCGATCACCCTGTTTGAGTTGGCGGGCGGCGAAGCCCGGTTTGAACGGGCCGCGCTAGGCCTCGCTCCCCTTCAAACTGCAGACAGGGGGCAATGGCCCGAAGAGCATGTGCGCTGGGCTGAACTGGCCTGTGCGCAGGGCGAATTTGATCGCGCGCTAGAGGATTTGCAGACCGCCGTCAGCCTGGGCTGGCGCGATGCAGGCGCGTTGCGCCATTCGCCGTTCCTGTCTGCGCTTATCGAGAGCGGCGCAGCGGAGCCGGTCTTCACCCGTATCCAACAACAAATCGCGGCCCAGGCTGAACGCCTGAACCGCGATGAAGTTTTGGCTCAAAACCTGGACGCCGTACTGGACGTCCAGCCCTGA
- a CDS encoding aa3-type cytochrome c oxidase subunit IV: MAEEYTRGEMDISEHKASFDGFISVSVYSTLVVTVTLLCVILVFGAHFHWLTAMFVSAIVGGLGGVFLKQGAGYWATLVVLAIIGFITGGLVSLLG; this comes from the coding sequence ATGGCTGAAGAATACACCCGTGGAGAGATGGACATCTCCGAGCATAAAGCCTCTTTCGACGGCTTTATCAGCGTGTCGGTGTATTCCACCCTGGTCGTGACCGTCACGCTGTTGTGCGTGATCCTCGTCTTCGGCGCGCATTTTCATTGGCTGACCGCCATGTTCGTCTCCGCCATTGTCGGCGGTCTGGGCGGCGTGTTTCTGAAGCAAGGCGCCGGCTATTGGGCTACCCTGGTGGTTCTGGCCATCATCGGCTTCATCACGGGCGGTCTCGTCTCCCTGCTCGGCTAG
- a CDS encoding 50S ribosomal protein L11 methyltransferase translates to MTTLWRIEGRGPMPIIRAANARLDDELEPLPVSWSVFEDGSPEAGRIDILFDHQPDADAFVGDIGLDHDDVEVLFAPLPDEDWIAMSLEGLPSVEAGRFLVYGEHTSGDLAEGQIGLWIEAGPAFGTGHHGTTKGCLEALDKIDRSGFRPETVLDLGTGTGLLAIAAAKIWPDCEILATDIDEESVIETVENAAKNGVKPRIEAVVADGFHHPVLETRSFDLIFANILAGPLITLAPGIVSRLEKGGRVILSGLLEEQSDKVEAAYDALGLKRIDKAILDGWVTLVYAG, encoded by the coding sequence ATGACCACGCTCTGGCGCATTGAAGGCCGCGGCCCCATGCCGATCATTCGCGCGGCGAATGCGCGTCTGGATGATGAGCTGGAGCCCTTGCCGGTCAGCTGGTCGGTGTTCGAGGACGGCTCGCCCGAAGCAGGCCGCATCGACATTCTGTTTGACCATCAGCCCGATGCGGACGCGTTCGTCGGGGACATCGGTCTCGATCATGATGATGTGGAAGTGCTGTTTGCGCCGCTGCCTGATGAAGACTGGATCGCCATGTCGCTCGAAGGCCTGCCCAGCGTCGAGGCCGGCCGCTTCCTGGTTTATGGCGAGCACACCTCAGGCGATCTCGCCGAGGGACAGATCGGTCTGTGGATTGAAGCCGGGCCCGCTTTCGGCACCGGTCATCACGGCACCACCAAGGGCTGTCTGGAAGCGCTCGACAAGATCGACCGCTCGGGCTTTCGCCCCGAAACCGTGCTGGACCTCGGGACCGGGACCGGGCTACTCGCCATCGCCGCTGCGAAGATCTGGCCCGACTGTGAAATTCTCGCCACCGATATCGACGAGGAATCAGTGATCGAAACGGTGGAGAACGCCGCCAAGAACGGCGTCAAACCCCGCATAGAAGCGGTGGTGGCGGACGGCTTCCATCATCCGGTTCTGGAGACGCGCTCGTTTGACCTGATCTTCGCGAACATTCTGGCCGGTCCGCTGATCACCCTGGCGCCGGGTATCGTCAGCCGTCTTGAAAAGGGCGGGCGCGTGATCCTGTCGGGCCTGCTTGAAGAGCAGTCTGACAAGGTCGAGGCCGCCTATGACGCGCTGGGCCTTAAACGGATCGACAAGGCGATCCTCGATGGCTGGGTGACCCTGGTCTACGCCGGATAA